Proteins from a genomic interval of Rhodococcoides fascians A25f:
- a CDS encoding helix-turn-helix domain-containing protein, with the protein MKEAAASLDEVIAGLGPRLKRIRMEKNTTLASLSETTGISISTLSRLESGDRKPSLELLWPIARAHQMALDDLVTAPPVADPRVRTTATVREHVTILPLTLRPGGLQAYKLLVRPEDSEPRPRTHEGYEWLYVLDGTLRLILGEHDLTMKPGEAAEFDTRVPHWFGAVGNRPVELLSLFGPQGERMHVRAKPTV; encoded by the coding sequence ATGAAGGAAGCAGCGGCAAGCCTCGACGAGGTCATCGCGGGCCTCGGTCCCCGCCTCAAACGCATCAGGATGGAGAAGAACACCACCCTGGCGTCACTGTCCGAGACCACGGGAATCTCGATCAGCACGCTCTCACGTCTCGAATCCGGCGACCGCAAACCGAGCCTGGAACTCCTGTGGCCGATAGCCCGGGCCCATCAGATGGCGCTCGACGATCTGGTGACCGCGCCGCCTGTCGCCGACCCTCGGGTGCGTACGACGGCCACCGTTCGCGAACACGTGACAATTCTTCCCCTGACTCTGCGCCCGGGCGGACTGCAGGCCTACAAACTTCTGGTCCGACCCGAGGACTCCGAGCCTCGCCCCAGAACGCACGAGGGGTACGAGTGGCTCTACGTGCTCGACGGCACCCTGCGGCTGATTCTCGGCGAGCACGATCTGACGATGAAACCCGGTGAGGCAGCAGAATTCGACACCCGGGTACCGCACTGGTTCGGTGCCGTCGGGAACCGGCCGGTGGAGCTACTGAGCCTGTTCGGACCCCAGGGCGAGCGGATGCACGTGCGGGCGAAACCGACGGTATGA
- a CDS encoding ANTAR domain-containing protein, which yields MTDRLPESPASRTHVDIATGVLIGIHGGSVADAIDELFTTARNHRVSLFELSRTLITVAEGRDIERSSTTDAVYEVWGSALGRRGAEATFGSVTDSAAV from the coding sequence ATGACCGACAGACTTCCCGAATCGCCTGCATCTCGCACCCACGTGGACATCGCAACCGGAGTGCTCATCGGCATCCACGGTGGATCCGTTGCCGACGCCATCGACGAGCTGTTCACGACCGCGAGAAATCACCGGGTCAGTCTGTTCGAGCTCTCCCGCACGCTCATCACCGTCGCCGAGGGCCGCGATATCGAGCGATCCTCGACCACCGATGCCGTGTACGAGGTGTGGGGCTCGGCCCTCGGCCGTCGCGGTGCCGAGGCTACGTTCGGCTCGGTCACCGATTCCGCGGCGGTCTGA
- a CDS encoding DUF6584 family protein: protein MDVIDRAQEDLARGDTIGARDRLVRALRRNPASPGILELLAYTHLVLGDRAAAGAAWFLTDKSDDDPTASAAFAALQRQYRSPLALAEALPIHAPSDWYPGRARVRLERLEAAVEANGQRWVPPRDVVYFDEDGLNSDDFYGSDDDQDDSEYDRPGASYRTVRQRAIAATIVIAIAATSASVVLALVFG, encoded by the coding sequence GTGGACGTGATCGATCGAGCGCAAGAGGATCTTGCGCGTGGAGACACCATCGGTGCTCGGGATCGGCTCGTTCGCGCCCTGCGTCGGAACCCGGCCTCGCCGGGCATTCTCGAACTGCTTGCGTACACCCATCTTGTGCTCGGCGACCGCGCGGCCGCAGGCGCAGCATGGTTCCTCACCGACAAATCCGACGACGATCCAACGGCGTCGGCTGCATTCGCCGCACTGCAGAGGCAGTACCGGTCACCCTTGGCACTGGCCGAGGCCCTTCCCATCCACGCGCCCTCGGACTGGTATCCGGGCCGGGCTCGGGTCCGCCTCGAACGACTCGAGGCCGCTGTCGAAGCCAACGGTCAGCGCTGGGTGCCGCCGCGTGACGTCGTCTACTTCGACGAGGACGGGCTGAACTCCGACGACTTCTACGGCTCGGACGACGATCAGGACGACTCGGAGTACGACCGCCCAGGGGCGAGTTACCGAACGGTGCGGCAGCGCGCGATCGCGGCGACCATCGTCATCGCCATTGCTGCCACCTCGGCATCGGTGGTCCTGGCGCTCGTCTTCGGCTGA
- a CDS encoding TetR/AcrR family transcriptional regulator encodes MAQQERARRTRAAIVEAAAAEFAKRGYAAASVNTILEGSNATKGAMYFHFQSKEDLARAVLAAGLDRYVAITEKWADTTAHPFYVIRGIVDDIAQNFQNDVIVRAEFRLIVEPEFYAEVHSGGGRVWGAQGHKQAERALAMGDLKPEFDAAKFVRVLAASMAGQRYMSDLVADNADLRERFEESVEVVLLAMASERWLAEFKLHGWEHYGENCAKTTSDLPV; translated from the coding sequence ATGGCACAACAGGAGCGCGCACGGCGGACCCGGGCGGCCATCGTAGAGGCGGCGGCGGCGGAATTCGCCAAGCGTGGATACGCAGCAGCATCCGTCAACACCATCTTGGAAGGCTCGAACGCCACCAAGGGTGCGATGTATTTCCATTTCCAATCCAAGGAGGATCTGGCCAGAGCGGTGCTCGCGGCCGGGTTGGATCGGTATGTGGCGATAACGGAGAAGTGGGCCGACACCACTGCACACCCCTTCTATGTCATCCGGGGCATCGTGGACGACATAGCGCAGAACTTCCAGAACGACGTGATCGTGCGTGCCGAATTCCGGCTGATAGTCGAGCCCGAGTTCTACGCCGAGGTGCATTCCGGCGGCGGTCGAGTATGGGGAGCGCAAGGTCACAAGCAGGCCGAGCGCGCTCTGGCGATGGGGGACCTCAAGCCGGAGTTCGACGCGGCCAAGTTCGTCCGCGTGCTCGCTGCGTCGATGGCAGGCCAGCGCTACATGTCCGATCTGGTGGCCGACAACGCGGATCTCCGCGAGCGGTTCGAGGAGTCCGTCGAGGTCGTTCTCTTGGCCATGGCGTCCGAGCGTTGGCTCGCGGAATTCAAACTGCACGGGTGGGAGCACTACGGCGAAAACTGCGCCAAAACCACCTCTGACCTGCCGGTTTGA
- a CDS encoding lipase family protein, whose amino-acid sequence MTTLFAVSLLLIPTTSTAIADPFGNLVAPVPDPALYLPTPLGEPWFDPPAGYEQQPPGSVLATRQVTVGPLFTPVRSTQILFRTNDSKDRPVAGVTTIIVPSAPWTGPGSRPVVAYNMAIDSLGNTCAPSWTLPRGIAPEIVPVQSFLAKNYAVVVTDHQGPRQGYAAGPMAGHAILDALRAMVKLPELGLPAESPIAATGYSGGAIASGWAAQLAPTYAPDVNLVGVAFGGAPTDYRILLHSLNGTVGSTLFLSATLGVAREYPEMFSLMNANGLRLATIAKDMCIYLTAPGGLVAPIPAQALSDIPDVDRTPIAEQIIASTRMGGDRIPTVPVFIYHGQQEFWIPAEGAENLYDEWCANGASVRLEEYVGEHLVVAVTGIPGAFAWIDDRLAGIPAPSGCSSFGR is encoded by the coding sequence ATGACAACACTTTTCGCCGTCTCGCTTCTGCTGATCCCGACAACCAGCACGGCGATCGCAGACCCCTTCGGCAACCTCGTGGCCCCCGTTCCCGATCCTGCCCTCTACTTACCCACCCCGCTCGGCGAGCCCTGGTTCGATCCGCCCGCCGGCTACGAACAGCAACCGCCCGGGTCCGTCCTGGCGACCCGACAGGTCACCGTCGGGCCGCTGTTCACCCCTGTCAGGTCGACGCAAATCCTGTTCCGCACCAACGATTCCAAGGATCGGCCGGTCGCGGGTGTCACCACGATCATCGTGCCCTCGGCACCGTGGACGGGACCCGGTAGCCGGCCGGTAGTGGCGTACAACATGGCCATCGACTCACTCGGAAACACCTGCGCTCCGTCGTGGACCCTCCCTCGCGGAATCGCGCCGGAGATCGTTCCGGTGCAGTCGTTCCTGGCGAAGAACTATGCCGTCGTCGTCACCGATCATCAGGGGCCGCGCCAGGGATATGCGGCGGGACCGATGGCGGGCCACGCCATCCTGGACGCCCTCCGCGCGATGGTGAAACTGCCCGAGCTGGGCTTGCCTGCAGAGTCTCCGATCGCTGCGACGGGATATTCCGGGGGTGCCATCGCTTCCGGATGGGCCGCGCAGCTGGCTCCCACCTACGCCCCGGACGTGAATCTCGTCGGCGTGGCGTTCGGCGGTGCACCCACCGACTACCGCATTCTGCTGCATTCGCTCAACGGAACGGTGGGGTCGACACTGTTCCTTTCGGCCACGCTCGGAGTCGCCCGAGAGTATCCCGAGATGTTCTCGTTGATGAACGCCAACGGTCTGCGCCTGGCCACCATCGCCAAGGACATGTGCATCTATCTCACCGCCCCGGGAGGCCTGGTGGCTCCCATTCCAGCACAAGCCCTTTCGGACATTCCGGACGTCGATCGGACGCCGATCGCCGAGCAGATCATCGCGTCGACACGCATGGGTGGAGACCGGATACCGACCGTCCCGGTCTTCATCTATCACGGGCAGCAAGAGTTCTGGATACCCGCGGAAGGGGCCGAGAACCTGTACGACGAGTGGTGCGCCAACGGCGCGAGCGTCCGATTGGAGGAATACGTCGGCGAGCATCTCGTCGTCGCGGTGACCGGAATCCCCGGTGCGTTCGCCTGGATCGACGACCGTCTGGCCGGCATTCCTGCGCCGAGCGGGTGCAGCAGCTTCGGACGCTGA
- a CDS encoding acyl-ACP desaturase produces MARDLTQLELLQELVPTAEDNVNRHITMAREWHPHDYVPWDEGRNFAALGGQDYDPEQSKLSDVAQAAMITNLLTEDNLPSYHREIAENFSRDGAWGTWVGRWTAEENRHGIVMRDYLVVTRGVDPVALEEARMIHMTNGYASPAGSQVGLLHSVAYVTFQELATRVSHRNTGKVCDDPIADRMLQRIAADENLHMIFYRNITGAAMDISPDQTLQAVSDIVTNFVMPGAGMPNFRRNGVLMAKHGIYDLRQHLEDVVWPVLRKWNVFERNDFTARGENKREELAAFLEDLERQATKFEEMRDRSLARERAKAEARAS; encoded by the coding sequence ATGGCGAGGGATCTGACACAGCTCGAGCTTCTGCAGGAGCTGGTACCCACTGCCGAAGACAACGTGAACCGTCACATCACGATGGCGCGCGAATGGCATCCCCACGACTACGTGCCGTGGGACGAAGGCCGCAACTTCGCCGCCCTCGGCGGCCAGGACTACGACCCCGAACAGTCCAAGCTCTCCGACGTCGCCCAAGCCGCGATGATCACCAACCTGCTCACCGAGGACAACCTGCCCTCCTACCACCGTGAGATCGCCGAGAACTTCTCCCGCGACGGAGCCTGGGGCACCTGGGTCGGCCGCTGGACCGCCGAAGAGAACCGCCACGGCATCGTCATGCGCGACTACCTCGTCGTCACCCGCGGCGTCGACCCCGTCGCCCTCGAAGAAGCCCGCATGATCCACATGACCAACGGCTACGCCTCCCCCGCCGGATCACAGGTCGGCCTGCTGCACTCGGTCGCGTACGTCACCTTCCAAGAACTCGCCACCCGCGTCTCGCACCGCAACACCGGCAAGGTCTGCGACGACCCGATCGCCGACCGGATGCTCCAGCGCATCGCCGCCGACGAGAACCTGCACATGATCTTCTACCGCAACATCACCGGCGCGGCGATGGACATCTCCCCCGATCAGACGCTGCAGGCCGTCTCGGACATCGTGACCAACTTCGTCATGCCCGGTGCCGGGATGCCGAACTTCCGCCGCAACGGTGTGCTCATGGCCAAGCACGGCATCTACGACCTGCGTCAGCACCTCGAAGACGTCGTCTGGCCGGTACTGCGCAAGTGGAACGTCTTCGAGCGCAACGACTTCACCGCCCGCGGAGAGAACAAGCGCGAAGAACTCGCCGCGTTCCTCGAAGACCTCGAACGCCAAGCCACCAAGTTCGAGGAAATGCGAGACCGCTCCCTCGCCCGCGAACGCGCCAAAGCCGAAGCACGCGCGTCGTAA
- the dusB gene encoding tRNA dihydrouridine synthase DusB, with amino-acid sequence MTLQIGSLELRSPVVLAPMAGVTNVAFRTLCREQELERAGSTSGLYVCEMVTARALVERQPATMHMTTFGPTETPRSLQLYTVDPDTTYAAAKMIVDDNLADHIDMNFGCPVPKVTRKGGGAALPYKRNLFGRIVAAAVKATEGTDIPVTVKFRVGIDENHHTHLDAGRIAADEGAAAVALHARTASQRYSGTADWNQIARLKEHVTGIPVLGNGDIFSAADAVRMMAETGCDGVVVGRGCLGRPWLFAELSARLNGRPEPVPPTLGEVATIIARHAELLAEHHGEKKGLRELRKHVSWYLRGFPAGSDLRVSMALVSTLGELDDLLAQLDPTVPFPKDAEGPRGRQGSPGAVSLPDGWLDDPEDICVPAGADLMHSGG; translated from the coding sequence ATGACATTGCAGATCGGCTCACTGGAGTTGCGCAGCCCCGTCGTCCTGGCACCGATGGCAGGCGTCACCAACGTGGCTTTCCGGACGCTGTGCCGGGAACAGGAACTCGAGCGGGCAGGTAGCACGTCGGGCCTGTACGTCTGCGAGATGGTGACCGCCCGCGCGCTGGTCGAAAGACAGCCCGCCACGATGCACATGACGACCTTCGGCCCCACCGAAACTCCGCGGTCGCTGCAGCTCTACACCGTCGATCCGGACACCACGTACGCCGCGGCGAAAATGATCGTCGACGACAATCTGGCCGACCACATCGACATGAACTTCGGCTGCCCGGTTCCGAAGGTCACTCGCAAGGGCGGCGGCGCCGCTCTGCCGTACAAACGCAACCTGTTCGGTCGTATCGTCGCCGCTGCCGTCAAGGCGACCGAGGGCACCGACATTCCCGTCACCGTCAAGTTCCGCGTCGGCATCGACGAGAACCACCACACGCACCTCGACGCAGGCCGAATCGCCGCCGACGAGGGTGCCGCCGCGGTGGCGTTGCACGCGCGAACCGCGTCGCAGCGCTACTCCGGTACCGCGGACTGGAACCAGATCGCCCGACTCAAGGAACACGTCACGGGTATCCCGGTGCTGGGCAACGGCGACATCTTCTCCGCCGCCGACGCGGTCCGCATGATGGCCGAGACCGGCTGCGACGGCGTCGTCGTCGGGCGAGGCTGCCTGGGCAGGCCGTGGCTGTTCGCCGAACTCAGCGCCCGCCTGAACGGCCGACCCGAGCCGGTTCCACCCACCCTCGGCGAGGTGGCCACGATCATCGCCCGGCATGCCGAGTTGCTCGCCGAGCACCACGGCGAGAAGAAGGGCCTGCGCGAGCTGCGCAAGCACGTCTCCTGGTACCTGCGCGGCTTCCCGGCGGGATCGGATCTTCGAGTCTCGATGGCGCTGGTGTCCACTCTCGGCGAGCTGGACGATCTTCTGGCGCAACTCGATCCGACCGTTCCGTTTCCCAAGGACGCAGAGGGGCCCCGCGGACGACAGGGCTCTCCGGGCGCGGTTTCTCTGCCCGACGGCTGGCTCGACGATCCGGAGGACATCTGCGTCCCGGCCGGTGCCGACCTGATGCACTCGGGCGGCTGA
- a CDS encoding LCP family protein, with protein MGDDRESGPSVPEGRAPWERPLSSIRQNGEHRPRSERPSTPDQDSPPQPGDSGRLGKRSPRNADTVSVAELVDKMSRSGSSRRVPTERPETEEPTEIIAPITDSTPPPSRAVPPTPPHAVPEPVGAPASDRPALTRLAMSRVRRRRRLRMVGRSLVSLIAILSVALTGVVWGYLRNTDQGFLQVAALDPDSTDVVDAAGQYGDETYLIVGTDTRTGASGEVGAGTVADAEGARSDTVMLVNIPADRSRVVAVSFPRDLDVTRPECEQFDNDTNTYTGEMFPEAYGDKLNATYALGGPKCLVKTIQKISGLRIGHFVGMDFAGFESMVDEVGGVEVCTAQPLIDYELGDVLPNPGTQRIDGRTALNYVRARNVESEGNGDYGRIKRQQRFLSSLLRSALSNKVLLDPGKLNGFVNAFTSDTFVENVKTQDLVTLGRSLQNVDAGAVTFLTIPTTGTNDYGNEIPNDEAIGAIFQAIIDDDPLPGEERAEPVTPESSAPPAAPDTPLLAVEPGTVSLQVSNASDIAGMAQTASDELATYGFQILTVGNFSGSAAQTVVRYSQDQEAAAATVASAIPGAAIELAPSLNNVVEVVLGSNYPGYTQSPTAFGTAIDATQVEGTTESAPLPEDLSFTNAADDTCA; from the coding sequence GTGGGAGACGATCGAGAGTCGGGCCCGTCTGTGCCCGAGGGTCGCGCCCCATGGGAGCGCCCGCTTTCCTCAATCAGACAAAACGGAGAGCATCGGCCTCGCTCCGAACGCCCGTCCACACCGGACCAGGATTCACCACCGCAGCCGGGCGACAGCGGCAGGCTCGGTAAACGATCGCCGCGTAATGCCGACACCGTCTCGGTGGCCGAGTTGGTGGACAAGATGTCGCGGTCGGGATCGAGTCGTCGGGTACCCACCGAACGGCCCGAGACCGAAGAACCCACCGAGATCATCGCCCCGATCACCGATTCCACGCCCCCACCCTCCCGGGCAGTACCACCGACGCCGCCGCATGCGGTACCGGAACCGGTGGGCGCGCCCGCCTCGGACCGCCCGGCGCTGACGCGGTTGGCGATGAGCCGGGTGCGACGACGCAGGCGACTGCGGATGGTCGGCCGGAGTCTGGTGTCTCTCATCGCGATTCTCTCGGTGGCACTGACCGGAGTGGTGTGGGGATATCTCCGCAACACCGACCAAGGATTTCTTCAGGTCGCTGCGCTCGATCCCGACTCGACGGACGTCGTCGACGCCGCAGGTCAGTACGGCGACGAGACGTACTTGATCGTCGGTACCGACACCCGCACCGGGGCCAGCGGCGAGGTCGGTGCCGGAACCGTCGCCGACGCCGAGGGAGCCCGCTCGGACACGGTCATGCTCGTCAACATTCCGGCCGATCGCAGTCGCGTCGTCGCCGTGTCTTTCCCGCGAGATCTCGATGTGACGCGCCCCGAGTGCGAGCAGTTCGACAACGACACCAATACCTACACCGGTGAGATGTTCCCCGAGGCGTACGGCGACAAGCTCAACGCCACCTACGCGCTCGGTGGCCCCAAATGCCTGGTCAAGACGATCCAGAAGATTTCCGGTCTCCGCATCGGGCACTTCGTGGGAATGGATTTCGCCGGGTTCGAGTCCATGGTCGACGAGGTCGGCGGCGTCGAGGTCTGCACCGCGCAACCGTTGATCGACTACGAGCTCGGAGACGTACTGCCCAACCCCGGTACACAACGCATCGACGGGCGCACCGCGCTGAACTACGTCCGGGCTCGCAACGTCGAGTCCGAGGGCAACGGCGACTACGGCCGCATCAAGCGGCAACAACGCTTCCTGTCGTCCTTGCTCAGGTCCGCGCTCTCGAACAAGGTGCTGCTCGATCCGGGCAAGCTGAACGGATTCGTCAACGCGTTCACCTCGGACACGTTCGTGGAGAACGTCAAGACCCAGGACCTCGTGACGCTGGGCCGGTCGCTGCAGAACGTGGACGCCGGCGCGGTCACCTTCCTCACCATCCCCACCACCGGCACCAACGACTACGGCAACGAGATCCCCAACGACGAGGCGATCGGCGCCATCTTCCAGGCGATCATCGACGACGATCCGCTGCCCGGCGAGGAACGCGCAGAGCCGGTGACCCCCGAATCCTCGGCTCCCCCCGCCGCCCCCGACACCCCGCTACTGGCCGTCGAACCAGGCACGGTGTCGCTCCAGGTGTCCAACGCGTCCGATATCGCCGGGATGGCACAAACAGCATCCGACGAGCTCGCGACCTACGGATTCCAGATCCTGACTGTGGGCAACTTCTCGGGCTCCGCCGCCCAGACCGTGGTGCGCTACTCCCAGGACCAGGAAGCGGCCGCAGCGACCGTCGCATCGGCGATCCCCGGCGCAGCCATCGAGCTGGCTCCGAGCCTGAACAACGTCGTCGAGGTGGTGCTCGGCTCCAATTACCCCGGATACACGCAATCCCCGACGGCGTTCGGCACCGCAATCGATGCCACACAGGTGGAGGGCACAACCGAGAGTGCGCCGCTCCCGGAAGATCTTTCGTTCACCAATGCCGCCGACGACACGTGTGCCTGA
- the phoU gene encoding phosphate signaling complex protein PhoU, translated as MRVAYNEQMNELADLLGEMASLAGTAMEKATQSLLQADLVLAEQVISEHDKITELSAVCEEKAFTLLALQAPVAGDLRSVVAGIQIVADIDRMGALALHVAKITRRRHPNHALPEVVNGYFAEMGRLAVQIGASAREVLETRDPERAAKLQEEDEAMDDLHRHLFTVLMDREWSHGVAAAVDVTLLGRFYERFADHAVEVGRRVIFLVTGQLPVDLHQNNIPTS; from the coding sequence ATGCGCGTCGCCTACAACGAACAGATGAACGAGCTTGCCGATCTCCTCGGAGAGATGGCGAGCCTGGCTGGTACGGCCATGGAGAAGGCCACCCAGTCACTCCTCCAAGCAGACCTGGTGCTCGCCGAGCAGGTCATTTCCGAGCACGACAAGATCACCGAGCTCAGCGCGGTGTGCGAGGAGAAGGCTTTCACGCTCCTCGCCCTGCAAGCGCCCGTCGCAGGCGATCTTCGTTCGGTGGTGGCCGGCATTCAGATCGTCGCCGACATCGACCGGATGGGCGCACTCGCCCTGCACGTCGCGAAGATCACTCGCCGCAGACACCCGAACCATGCCCTCCCCGAGGTCGTCAACGGGTACTTCGCCGAGATGGGACGCCTCGCCGTTCAGATCGGCGCGTCCGCACGCGAGGTCCTCGAGACACGCGACCCCGAGCGCGCTGCGAAGTTGCAGGAGGAAGACGAGGCGATGGACGATCTGCACCGTCACCTCTTCACCGTTCTGATGGACCGTGAGTGGAGCCATGGCGTCGCAGCTGCGGTGGACGTGACTCTGCTGGGTCGCTTCTACGAACGCTTCGCCGATCATGCTGTCGAGGTCGGCCGACGAGTGATCTTCCTCGTCACCGGCCAGCTTCCGGTCGACCTGCACCAGAACAACATTCCCACCTCGTAG
- the pstB gene encoding phosphate ABC transporter ATP-binding protein PstB, with protein MAKRLDLKDVNIYYGKFHAVSDVTLAVPPRSVTAFIGPSGCGKSTVLRSLNRMHEVTPGARVEGSVLLDGEDIYGNGVDPVGVRRTIGMVFQRPNPFPTMSIKDNVVAGLKLQGGRGKKELDEIAERSLKGANLWNEVKDRLDKPGGGLSGGQQQRLCIARAIAVSPDVLLMDEPCSALDPISTLAIEDLIQELKQDFTIVIVTHNMQQAARVSDQTGFFNLEATGKPGKLIEIDDTEKIFSNPTQKATEDYISGRFG; from the coding sequence ATGGCAAAGCGTCTCGATCTCAAAGACGTCAACATCTACTACGGCAAGTTCCACGCCGTCTCCGACGTCACCCTGGCCGTACCGCCGCGCAGCGTCACCGCGTTCATCGGACCGTCGGGCTGCGGTAAGTCGACCGTCCTGCGTTCGCTCAACCGCATGCACGAGGTAACCCCCGGTGCCCGCGTCGAGGGCTCGGTGCTGCTCGACGGCGAGGACATCTACGGCAACGGCGTCGATCCCGTGGGTGTGCGCCGCACCATCGGCATGGTCTTCCAGCGCCCCAACCCGTTCCCGACGATGTCCATCAAGGACAACGTCGTGGCGGGCCTCAAGCTGCAGGGCGGCCGCGGCAAGAAGGAACTCGACGAGATCGCCGAGCGCTCACTCAAGGGCGCCAACCTCTGGAACGAGGTCAAGGACCGCCTCGACAAGCCCGGTGGCGGCCTCTCCGGTGGTCAGCAGCAGCGTCTGTGCATCGCTCGTGCCATCGCCGTCTCGCCCGATGTGCTGCTGATGGACGAGCCGTGCTCGGCTCTGGACCCCATCTCGACACTGGCAATCGAGGACCTTATCCAGGAACTCAAGCAGGACTTCACGATCGTCATCGTCACGCACAACATGCAGCAGGCTGCGCGCGTGAGCGATCAGACCGGCTTCTTCAACCTCGAGGCGACCGGTAAGCCGGGCAAGCTCATCGAGATCGACGACACCGAGAAGATCTTCTCCAACCCGACGCAGAAGGCCACCGAGGACTACATCTCCGGCCGCTTCGGATAG
- the pstA gene encoding phosphate ABC transporter permease PstA, whose product MTATMDKPVKEPTFQGVSARRKASNLAATILVSLSVLVALVPLIWVLYTVISRGLSAVVSPTWWQNSQAGVTQFIAGGGAYHAIVGTLLQGLFCAVISIPIGIFVAIYLVEYGVGTRLARVTTFMVDILTGVPSIVAALFIYALWIATFGFQRSGVAVAFALVLLMIPVIVRSAEEMLRIVPQDLREASYALGVPKWKTIAKIVIPTALSGIVTGIMLALARVMGETAPVLILVGSATAINFNIFEGPQTSLPLMMVDLQKAGTGVLTAERMWGAALTLILIVAILNIGAKLVSKFFSPKNF is encoded by the coding sequence ATGACTGCAACCATGGACAAGCCCGTCAAGGAACCCACGTTCCAGGGCGTCAGCGCCAGGCGCAAGGCGTCCAACCTGGCGGCGACGATTCTCGTCAGCCTCTCGGTGCTGGTCGCTCTCGTACCGCTGATCTGGGTGCTCTACACGGTGATCTCCCGCGGTCTCTCTGCCGTGGTCTCACCCACCTGGTGGCAGAACTCGCAGGCCGGCGTCACCCAGTTCATCGCAGGCGGCGGCGCGTATCACGCCATCGTCGGAACTCTCCTGCAAGGACTGTTCTGCGCCGTCATCTCCATCCCGATCGGCATCTTCGTCGCCATCTACCTCGTCGAATACGGCGTAGGTACTCGGCTGGCCCGAGTGACGACCTTCATGGTCGACATCCTCACCGGTGTGCCGTCCATCGTCGCGGCCCTGTTCATCTACGCGCTCTGGATCGCCACCTTCGGCTTCCAGCGCTCCGGTGTGGCCGTCGCATTCGCTCTGGTGCTGCTGATGATCCCGGTGATCGTGCGCTCGGCGGAAGAAATGCTGCGCATCGTTCCGCAGGACCTGCGCGAGGCGTCCTACGCACTCGGTGTGCCGAAGTGGAAGACCATCGCGAAGATCGTCATCCCCACCGCGCTGTCCGGAATCGTCACCGGAATCATGTTGGCCCTGGCCCGCGTGATGGGCGAGACGGCACCGGTGCTGATCCTGGTGGGATCTGCCACCGCCATCAACTTCAACATCTTCGAAGGGCCGCAGACGTCTCTGCCGCTCATGATGGTCGACCTGCAGAAGGCAGGAACCGGCGTGCTCACCGCTGAGCGCATGTGGGGAGCAGCCCTGACGCTGATCCTGATCGTCGCAATACTCAACATCGGCGCGAAGTTGGTCTCGAAGTTCTTCTCGCCCAAGAACTTCTGA